One segment of Sinorhizobium sp. BG8 DNA contains the following:
- a CDS encoding cadherin domain-containing protein translates to MATTTMITIDASAFSSIDFNQFLYDYFASAGASSYKFYGGTVDTFYGRPYFMNGSQIGMTYGTTSNQVVVEGADLAYNFIHYGNGVHSITGSVDTLTFGSYDSGTTYTETSTTRSELTGVIPGLVISGLDLYAAAGSATTYNIADGTGNLVHALYDALTGAGTSTASVDALYALLGLSAQHFLGTTGNDNYTGTIFDDLIEGNGGNDTIDGGDGNDTFVVSGNLSAFTVTNNGNGTFSVGNGTWTATLTNIESITFNDGSLNIAETPSNLSISKSKVAENSAKGTVVATVSAVDPNGDTLTYTLTNNAGGRFALVTKNGVTQLVVNGVLDHEASASYDVTIKVSDGINSQTKTFAIGVTDVNEAPTDITLSKNSVAEDAKVGSTVAVLSATDPDGDAISYSLSSNPGGFFEIKGNKLILAKELNYEDSTSQTIKIVAKDADGLSSSTSVKIGVTDVLDIVAGSSKADILKGDSGADKISGYAGNDKLYGYAGDDQLFGGLGKDYLDGGNGDDMLFGGAGNDTLLGGAGNDVLEGGNGKDVLKGGAGNDELYGGKGADKLYGGAGADTFVFLAASESRVNGAGRDTIFDFNGKEGDRIDLSDFDANSVERGMQDFTYIGKNAFSGEAGELRVTKALGNTLISGDTDGDGLADFAIALAGAVNVRESYFLF, encoded by the coding sequence ATGGCGACCACCACGATGATCACGATCGATGCTTCAGCGTTTTCTTCGATCGATTTCAATCAGTTTCTTTACGACTATTTCGCTTCCGCCGGGGCATCTTCCTACAAGTTCTATGGCGGTACCGTGGATACCTTCTATGGTCGTCCCTATTTCATGAACGGTTCGCAAATCGGCATGACGTACGGAACCACGAGCAATCAGGTTGTCGTAGAAGGTGCCGATCTCGCCTACAACTTCATCCACTACGGAAACGGCGTTCATTCGATCACCGGCTCGGTCGATACGCTGACGTTCGGCTCCTATGACTCGGGCACGACCTACACCGAAACGTCAACGACCCGTTCGGAACTGACAGGTGTCATCCCCGGATTGGTCATCTCCGGTCTCGACCTCTATGCCGCCGCGGGTTCGGCAACCACGTACAACATCGCCGACGGCACGGGTAACCTCGTCCACGCGCTTTACGATGCACTTACGGGCGCTGGCACCAGCACCGCATCGGTAGATGCGCTCTACGCCTTGCTCGGGCTTTCCGCCCAGCACTTCCTCGGCACCACTGGCAACGACAACTATACCGGTACGATCTTTGACGACCTCATCGAGGGCAACGGCGGTAACGACACCATCGACGGCGGAGACGGAAACGACACCTTCGTAGTAAGCGGAAACCTTTCCGCCTTCACGGTGACCAACAACGGCAATGGAACGTTCTCGGTCGGAAACGGAACCTGGACCGCGACGCTCACCAACATCGAATCCATCACCTTCAACGACGGCAGCCTCAACATCGCCGAAACCCCTTCCAACCTCTCCATTTCCAAGAGCAAGGTGGCTGAAAATTCTGCGAAGGGTACGGTTGTCGCGACCGTTTCCGCGGTCGATCCGAACGGCGATACCCTGACCTACACCCTTACGAACAATGCGGGCGGTCGGTTTGCGCTCGTAACGAAGAACGGCGTCACGCAACTCGTCGTCAACGGTGTGCTCGATCATGAGGCTTCCGCTTCCTACGACGTCACGATCAAGGTCAGCGACGGTATAAACTCGCAGACCAAGACCTTCGCGATCGGAGTCACCGACGTCAACGAAGCGCCAACCGACATCACCTTGTCGAAGAACTCCGTTGCAGAAGATGCCAAGGTCGGATCGACCGTCGCCGTCCTCAGCGCGACGGATCCGGATGGCGATGCGATCAGCTACAGCCTGTCGTCCAATCCTGGCGGTTTCTTCGAGATCAAGGGCAACAAGCTCATCCTCGCAAAGGAGCTGAACTACGAGGACAGCACGTCCCAGACCATCAAGATCGTCGCGAAGGACGCAGACGGCCTGTCGAGCTCCACCTCGGTCAAGATCGGTGTCACCGACGTTCTCGATATCGTCGCGGGTTCCAGCAAGGCCGATATCCTGAAGGGTGACAGTGGCGCCGATAAGATCTCCGGTTATGCCGGAAACGACAAGCTCTATGGCTACGCTGGCGATGACCAGCTGTTCGGAGGTCTAGGTAAAGACTATCTGGATGGCGGAAACGGGGACGATATGCTCTTTGGCGGGGCCGGCAACGACACGCTTCTCGGCGGCGCTGGAAACGACGTGCTCGAGGGCGGAAACGGCAAGGACGTGCTGAAGGGCGGCGCCGGGAACGACGAGCTCTACGGCGGCAAGGGAGCCGACAAGCTCTATGGTGGCGCCGGTGCGGATACCTTCGTGTTCCTGGCGGCGAGCGAATCCCGCGTGAATGGTGCTGGCAGGGACACGATCTTCGATTTCAACGGAAAAGAGGGCGATCGCATCGATCTTTCGGATTTCGATGCGAACAGCGTCGAGCGTGGGATGCAGGACTTTACCTACATCGGGAAGAACGCGTTCTCCGGCGAGGCCGGTGAGCTTCGTGTCACGAAGGCTCTCGGCAATACGCTGATTAGCGGTGACACGGATGGAGACGGTCTGGCGGACTTCGCCATCGCGCTTGCCGGAGCGGTGAACGTTCGCGAAAGCTACTTCCTGTTCTAA
- the uraH gene encoding hydroxyisourate hydrolase produces the protein MTKAGRLTTHVLDTSLGKPAEGLTIELFWLENGDRQRITTVKTNADGRVDAPLVEGVGFMAGVYELVFHAGDYLRRTGSDVPEPAFLDLIPLRFGVADPSSHYHVPLLLSAYGYSTYRGS, from the coding sequence ATGACCAAGGCGGGACGCCTCACCACCCACGTTCTCGATACGTCACTCGGCAAGCCGGCGGAGGGTTTGACGATCGAGCTGTTCTGGCTGGAGAACGGCGACCGCCAGCGGATCACAACGGTGAAAACCAATGCGGATGGCCGTGTCGATGCGCCGCTGGTGGAGGGCGTCGGCTTCATGGCGGGCGTGTACGAACTGGTATTTCACGCCGGTGATTATCTCCGCCGGACCGGCTCGGATGTGCCGGAACCTGCGTTCCTGGACCTCATCCCGCTTCGCTTCGGCGTCGCCGATCCCTCCAGCCACTACCACGTGCCTCTGTTGCTATCGGCCTATGGCTATTCGACCTACCGGGGAAGCTGA
- a CDS encoding ureidoglycolate lyase yields MPDRGTSGLPPIALSIRPLTREAFAPFGTVIEADPSTMRHINGGTTERYHALAEAEVAGADARVIINIFRGSPRAFPYTVDMMERHPLGSQSFSPIDNRPWLVVVSEDENGRPGVPQVFLATGRQGVNYRRNVWHHPLMALGAASDFLVVDRSSSSANLEEFFYDRPFVIEHPGATS; encoded by the coding sequence ATGCCTGACCGCGGCACGAGCGGCCTCCCGCCGATTGCATTGTCCATCCGCCCTTTGACCAGGGAAGCGTTCGCCCCGTTCGGAACGGTCATCGAGGCGGACCCGTCGACCATGCGCCACATCAACGGCGGCACGACGGAGCGCTATCATGCACTGGCCGAGGCAGAAGTGGCGGGGGCGGATGCACGGGTGATCATCAACATCTTCCGTGGCAGCCCGCGCGCTTTTCCCTATACGGTCGACATGATGGAACGCCATCCGCTGGGCAGCCAGAGCTTTTCGCCGATCGACAACCGGCCCTGGCTAGTAGTCGTCTCGGAAGATGAGAACGGGCGGCCGGGAGTGCCGCAGGTGTTTCTCGCCACCGGCCGGCAGGGCGTCAACTATCGCCGCAATGTCTGGCATCACCCGCTGATGGCTCTCGGTGCCGCCAGCGACTTTCTCGTCGTCGATCGAAGCAGCTCCAGCGCAAACCTTGAGGAGTTCTTCTACGACAGGCCCTTCGTTATCGAGCATCCGGGAGCAACTTCATGA
- the uraD gene encoding 2-oxo-4-hydroxy-4-carboxy-5-ureidoimidazoline decarboxylase translates to MTTRKQFIDRFGGVFEHSPWIAERAFDAGAPAEPFTSGAIHKALSAQFRAASRDEQLGVLRAHPDLAGKLAIAGELTEDSRNEQAGAGLDRLSKAEHARFTELNSAYVGQFGFPFIIAVKGLTKDDILSAFEARIGNGRDQEFETAKAQVEKIALLRLTALLPGGGDA, encoded by the coding sequence ATGACGACGCGCAAGCAGTTCATCGACCGCTTTGGAGGCGTTTTCGAACATTCGCCCTGGATCGCCGAGCGCGCATTCGACGCGGGCGCACCGGCAGAACCCTTCACGTCGGGTGCAATCCACAAGGCGCTCTCGGCGCAGTTCCGTGCCGCCTCACGAGACGAGCAGCTTGGCGTCCTTCGCGCGCATCCGGACCTCGCGGGCAAGCTCGCGATCGCCGGCGAACTGACGGAGGACAGCCGCAACGAACAGGCGGGCGCTGGGCTCGATCGGCTGAGCAAGGCGGAGCACGCACGCTTCACCGAACTCAACAGCGCCTATGTTGGACAGTTCGGCTTTCCCTTCATCATTGCCGTAAAAGGGCTGACGAAGGATGACATTCTTTCGGCCTTCGAAGCGCGGATCGGCAATGGCCGCGATCAGGAGTTCGAGACGGCAAAGGCGCAGGTCGAGAAGATCGCGTTGCTGCGGCTGACCGCCTTGCTTCCCGGAGGCGGAGATGCCTGA
- a CDS encoding DUF1045 domain-containing protein, which yields MRYAIYFTPPVHHPLSVAAAAWLGRNAFSGELVDAPPLRGLTVQELAYYTALPRRYGFHASLKAPFRLAEGMTEAMLLKELMLFAGAMEPFHLAPMEIVRCGDSYGLAPALPDSSMSLLAAKVVQTFDAFRAPLSEAEIERRDPDSLTAPQFANLHRWGDPHVMDEYRFQMSLTGTVGPSDGARVVQALREQFAAAACLPLEVSSIALFVEEETGSPFRVHSLHPIGRVDSRRIA from the coding sequence ATGCGATACGCGATATACTTCACGCCGCCCGTGCACCATCCTTTGTCGGTGGCCGCGGCGGCGTGGCTTGGGCGCAACGCCTTTTCCGGCGAGCTGGTGGACGCGCCGCCCCTGCGTGGGCTCACCGTCCAGGAGCTGGCCTACTATACGGCGCTTCCGCGCCGCTACGGTTTCCATGCCAGCCTCAAGGCGCCCTTTCGTCTCGCGGAGGGAATGACCGAAGCAATGCTGCTCAAGGAGCTCATGCTGTTTGCAGGTGCCATGGAGCCGTTTCATCTGGCGCCGATGGAGATCGTCCGCTGCGGCGACAGCTATGGACTGGCGCCAGCGCTGCCTGATTCCTCGATGAGCCTGCTGGCGGCAAAGGTGGTGCAGACTTTCGATGCCTTTCGCGCGCCTCTCAGCGAGGCGGAAATCGAGCGGCGCGATCCCGACAGCCTCACGGCCCCGCAGTTCGCCAACCTCCACCGCTGGGGTGATCCGCACGTGATGGACGAGTATCGCTTCCAAATGAGCCTCACCGGAACGGTCGGTCCGAGCGACGGGGCCCGTGTCGTGCAGGCGTTGCGCGAACAGTTCGCCGCCGCGGCGTGCCTGCCGCTCGAGGTGTCGAGCATTGCCCTCTTCGTAGAGGAGGAGACAGGCTCGCCTTTCCGGGTCCACTCGCTCCATCCGATCGGCCGCGTCGACAGCCGGCGGATCGCCTGA
- a CDS encoding PRC-barrel domain-containing protein — protein MTMQDASIRETSELIASDKVEGTSVYGADGRHIGSVERLILDKRSGHVSYAVLSFGGFLGIGHDHYPLPWGKLNYDESLGGYRIDVTKEQVENAPHYESEAEYEWDRKNGKVIHDYYGVPPYWM, from the coding sequence ATGACCATGCAGGACGCGAGCATCAGGGAAACATCGGAGCTCATTGCGAGTGACAAGGTCGAGGGTACGAGCGTCTACGGCGCAGACGGCAGGCACATAGGTTCGGTCGAACGCCTCATCCTCGACAAGCGGAGCGGCCACGTCTCTTACGCCGTCCTGAGCTTCGGCGGCTTCCTTGGGATTGGGCACGATCACTATCCGTTGCCCTGGGGCAAACTCAACTACGATGAGAGCCTCGGAGGCTATCGTATCGACGTTACCAAGGAGCAGGTTGAAAACGCACCGCACTACGAGAGCGAAGCGGAGTACGAGTGGGACCGCAAGAATGGCAAGGTCATCCACGACTACTACGGCGTGCCGCCCTATTGGATGTAA
- a CDS encoding FAD-dependent oxidoreductase — protein sequence MTNADSRTKAPGQQAPDVLVVGGGVMGLWAAVMAARRGLSVEIVDRATIGSGASGGVLGALMSHLPDRWNEKKQFQFDALVSLPREIAHLERETGLSAGYRRSGRLIPLPKPHLRDLALGHSRDAGDSWAQGSATFGFNVLEQVPMPGWPAEEVAACGLVHDELAARVAPRRLLALLRAALEMMPNVAIRENTGVARVDSPGGTAVLEDGTSRRFGHLVLAAGTSSFDLLRSMAPPLPRPLGVGVKGQAALFKAAVDPSMPVIFFDGLYIVPHEDGHVAVGSTSENTYTDPAGTDGQLEGLIDEARRVAPLLEKAEVVERWAGLRPKAIGRDPMAGRHPDLHNVSLLTGGFKISFGIAHELARAVIAGIENGSPEGLPPSFAVGSHLKAASRAPEKR from the coding sequence ATGACCAATGCCGATAGTCGCACGAAGGCTCCGGGTCAACAGGCGCCGGACGTGCTGGTCGTCGGCGGCGGCGTCATGGGGTTGTGGGCCGCCGTCATGGCAGCGCGGAGAGGGCTTTCCGTCGAGATCGTAGACAGGGCGACGATCGGTTCCGGCGCGAGCGGCGGAGTGCTGGGCGCGCTCATGTCGCACCTCCCGGACCGATGGAACGAGAAGAAGCAGTTCCAGTTCGACGCCCTCGTGTCGCTGCCGCGGGAGATTGCCCACCTCGAACGTGAGACCGGTCTTTCGGCCGGTTACCGTCGGTCGGGGCGGCTGATTCCCCTTCCCAAGCCACACCTCAGAGATCTTGCGCTCGGCCATAGCCGCGATGCCGGCGACAGCTGGGCCCAGGGATCGGCAACATTCGGCTTCAACGTTCTCGAGCAGGTGCCGATGCCCGGTTGGCCGGCGGAGGAGGTCGCGGCTTGCGGGCTGGTGCATGACGAGCTCGCCGCTCGCGTTGCGCCGAGAAGACTTCTCGCCCTGCTTCGCGCCGCGCTGGAGATGATGCCGAACGTCGCCATCCGAGAGAACACGGGCGTCGCCCGGGTGGATTCGCCCGGTGGCACCGCCGTCCTTGAAGACGGTACCAGCAGGCGCTTCGGTCATCTTGTCCTTGCTGCGGGCACTTCGAGTTTCGATCTATTACGGTCGATGGCTCCGCCCCTGCCTAGGCCCTTGGGTGTGGGCGTGAAGGGGCAGGCAGCGCTCTTTAAGGCGGCCGTCGACCCGTCGATGCCGGTGATCTTCTTCGATGGCCTCTATATTGTGCCGCACGAAGACGGTCATGTGGCAGTCGGCAGCACGAGCGAGAACACGTATACCGATCCGGCAGGCACGGACGGCCAGCTGGAAGGTTTGATCGATGAGGCTCGGCGGGTGGCACCGCTGCTGGAAAAGGCCGAGGTGGTCGAAAGATGGGCCGGCCTGCGACCAAAGGCGATCGGCCGCGATCCGATGGCTGGAAGGCATCCGGACCTGCACAATGTCAGTCTGCTCACCGGGGGCTTCAAGATCAGCTTCGGCATCGCCCACGAGCTTGCACGGGCGGTCATTGCCGGAATCGAGAACGGCAGCCCCGAGGGGCTGCCGCCGTCGTTCGCGGTTGGCTCACACCTCAAGGCTGCAAGCCGCGCGCCGGAGAAAAGATGA
- the mnmD gene encoding tRNA (5-methylaminomethyl-2-thiouridine)(34)-methyltransferase MnmD, giving the protein MAEHDLLNTAAPSGQTLEWHEGDMPYSREFGDHFYCRTDGRRECDHVFLGGNGLPARWCRPSLFTIGELGFGTGLNFCETWRQWRATRVPGGMLRFVSFERYPMSNTEIDRALSRWPEIDAERAALTGQWPADPTGEVNLALDEQTVLTVVCGPALENLRLSDLVFDAWYLDGFAPSRNPDMWSDELMGEVFGHTAQGGSFATYAAAGFVRRNLSTAGFAVERRKGFAGKREMLCGLKAVAP; this is encoded by the coding sequence ATGGCTGAGCACGATCTCCTCAATACGGCCGCGCCGAGCGGGCAGACCCTCGAATGGCACGAGGGCGATATGCCCTATTCACGAGAATTTGGCGATCACTTTTATTGCCGCACCGATGGACGCCGGGAATGCGACCATGTCTTCCTCGGCGGCAATGGCTTACCAGCGCGCTGGTGTCGCCCCTCGCTCTTCACCATCGGCGAGCTTGGCTTCGGCACAGGACTGAACTTCTGCGAGACATGGCGACAGTGGCGCGCGACACGTGTACCTGGCGGGATGCTGCGCTTCGTTTCCTTCGAGCGATACCCGATGTCGAACACCGAAATCGACCGGGCGCTTTCGCGGTGGCCGGAAATCGATGCGGAGCGTGCGGCATTGACCGGTCAGTGGCCCGCCGATCCCACGGGCGAGGTCAACCTTGCGCTCGACGAGCAAACCGTCCTTACAGTCGTATGTGGTCCGGCGCTGGAAAACCTGCGGCTGAGCGACCTCGTGTTCGACGCCTGGTATCTGGATGGTTTTGCGCCATCGAGAAACCCCGACATGTGGTCCGACGAACTGATGGGCGAGGTCTTCGGCCACACCGCCCAAGGCGGAAGCTTCGCAACCTATGCCGCGGCCGGTTTCGTTCGCCGCAACCTTTCGACGGCGGGTTTCGCCGTGGAGCGGCGCAAGGGTTTTGCGGGCAAGCGTGAAATGCTCTGCGGGCTCAAGGCGGTGGCGCCCTGA
- a CDS encoding PAS-domain containing protein, translating into MADIQDELLVSACEQIWQHGHPAYIKSSEMRFLAVNAAYASLFNLDASEIVGSRGDDIGETTGHEEREEHERRCLIFGSEETARYFHPFGGGSYVISMRRERLSEDFSILVGIFTPSEAALGSALGLAANDSRAVSTRSAHVRPVASGLREPIDLFAQQDQSGGDVPPESDPSVQQEACSQTGIHAALDVMGAGVAVFTVDNRLAYANRSMREFYRVLVGDAVDGPLDLSTIATALCDLELSAGPVSEEARSAWISSRMAKYDLPLFETVNRSPGGWMRLVTQRRPDGTLVALRFDVTVAKETEGRLQQLSQDISLYRALLDELPVASFVRDDQQRLIFANRAFLDLSGKSAEEILGKTAIEMYPDRGEIVYRESQAVFDTGDLLESEIEFARGDGSTVPAIARLCRVTTIDDKNYLIGSVTNTSVLKKREHQLIEAQQHAEVIKSDLENIVESLHVGVLVVDENDTIELVNGAFEGLWNDELPAIKGEHFDVLLSYQQQHAAIAPSPGEPTEDAQRRLQTIRSGNFARREVAYLNGRTLIEAGQPISNGRCLLTYIDITERREREREVLETRSALENVGNLMEDALSSIGQGLLIVDSGRVVLANEALHAMVDFSDHLLRPGADFDDIFRECEARELVGLIGDERIEARDFPSVIRPDRHVSMVLNTRDNRWLQLDATPTGDGRLVLVVSDITELKIREEQLQQLVVRAENADKAKSEFLANMSHEIRTPMNGVLGMAELLAKSDLDTRQKTFIDIIVKSGNALLTIINDILDFSKLDAGQMALRKVPFNVVEAVEDVASLLSAKAAEKDIELVVRGAAEMAASVIGDAGRFRQIVTNLVGNAVKFTDRGHVLIDMSATTDDEGSGVIATIRVEDSGAGIPADKLASIFDKFSQVDSSSTRRHEGTGLGLAITNGLVRLFGGTLEVESEVGKRSVFTVSLPMGVAQASPRPGGLPAGIAGARVLVIDQHEMTRDSTHRLLSELGFDATAVATGEEGIALLTTAREMGVTVDAVILDFQAGAGSASIVNAIREQEACAEVSIIALTSMNIPSDDKLFDLLDIQAHLMKPVRTDLLRETVCEVIRAGRNRTAIVSAPSPSGAVAASSPAATAEVITLRNGARAGVDVLVAEDNEVNQILFTQLLEEAGLSFHIVANGREAVEAYQSLKPGMILMDVSMPVMNGHQASREIRALEATTGHHVPIVAVTAHVLDGDREECAAAGMDDYLAKPISMERLEQKIRRWLDPVRLEADKVATLH; encoded by the coding sequence GTGGCTGATATCCAAGACGAATTGCTGGTGAGCGCCTGCGAGCAGATCTGGCAGCATGGACATCCGGCCTACATCAAGAGCAGCGAGATGCGCTTTCTCGCGGTCAATGCGGCTTATGCCAGCCTCTTCAACCTGGATGCGTCGGAAATCGTAGGCAGCCGCGGGGACGATATCGGCGAGACGACGGGTCACGAGGAGCGCGAGGAGCATGAGCGGCGCTGCCTGATTTTCGGTTCAGAGGAAACCGCGCGCTACTTCCATCCGTTCGGCGGCGGAAGCTACGTTATCTCCATGCGAAGAGAACGCCTTTCCGAGGACTTTTCGATCCTCGTGGGCATCTTTACCCCGTCCGAGGCCGCGCTTGGCAGCGCGCTCGGTCTTGCCGCAAACGACAGCCGGGCCGTTTCGACACGTTCGGCGCATGTCCGTCCGGTGGCGTCCGGGCTGAGGGAACCGATCGACCTTTTCGCACAGCAGGATCAAAGCGGGGGTGACGTACCTCCCGAGAGCGACCCGTCGGTGCAGCAGGAGGCTTGCTCGCAAACCGGCATTCACGCGGCCCTCGACGTGATGGGGGCAGGGGTTGCCGTGTTCACGGTGGACAACCGGCTTGCCTATGCCAACCGGAGCATGCGGGAATTCTACCGCGTGCTGGTCGGCGATGCCGTCGATGGCCCGCTCGACCTTTCGACCATTGCGACGGCGCTTTGTGATCTCGAACTGTCGGCTGGCCCCGTGTCCGAGGAGGCAAGGTCCGCCTGGATTTCGTCCAGGATGGCGAAGTACGATCTGCCCCTTTTCGAAACGGTCAACCGTTCCCCCGGTGGCTGGATGCGTCTCGTCACGCAACGCCGACCCGACGGTACGCTTGTCGCACTCAGGTTCGATGTCACGGTGGCCAAGGAGACGGAAGGCCGCCTGCAGCAGCTCTCCCAGGATATCAGCCTCTATCGGGCGCTGCTCGACGAGCTGCCGGTCGCGAGCTTCGTACGGGACGACCAGCAGCGCCTGATCTTCGCCAACCGCGCGTTCCTCGACCTGTCCGGCAAGTCCGCCGAGGAGATCCTCGGGAAGACGGCCATCGAGATGTACCCGGATCGGGGCGAGATCGTCTATCGCGAGAGCCAGGCCGTTTTCGACACAGGAGACCTGCTCGAGTCCGAAATCGAATTCGCCCGCGGAGATGGCAGCACCGTGCCGGCGATCGCCCGGCTTTGCCGGGTCACCACCATCGATGACAAGAACTACCTGATCGGTTCCGTCACCAATACCTCGGTCCTCAAGAAGCGCGAGCACCAGCTGATCGAGGCGCAACAGCATGCCGAGGTGATCAAGTCCGATCTCGAGAACATCGTGGAGTCTCTCCATGTCGGCGTTCTGGTGGTGGACGAGAACGATACGATTGAGCTGGTCAACGGCGCGTTCGAGGGACTGTGGAACGATGAACTACCCGCAATCAAGGGTGAGCATTTCGACGTCCTCCTCAGCTACCAGCAGCAGCACGCCGCCATAGCGCCGTCGCCCGGCGAGCCTACGGAAGACGCGCAGCGTCGCCTGCAAACCATCCGTTCTGGCAACTTCGCCAGGCGCGAAGTTGCATATCTCAACGGCCGCACGCTGATCGAGGCCGGTCAGCCCATTTCCAACGGCCGATGCCTTCTGACCTACATCGACATAACCGAGCGCCGGGAACGCGAACGCGAGGTGCTCGAGACGCGCAGTGCGCTCGAGAATGTCGGCAATCTGATGGAAGATGCGCTGTCGTCGATAGGCCAGGGCCTCCTGATCGTGGATTCCGGCCGCGTTGTGCTCGCCAACGAGGCTCTCCATGCGATGGTCGACTTCTCCGACCATCTCCTGCGCCCCGGCGCGGACTTCGACGACATCTTCCGCGAATGCGAGGCACGCGAACTCGTCGGCCTGATCGGCGACGAAAGGATCGAGGCGCGGGATTTCCCGTCCGTGATCCGGCCCGATCGCCACGTCTCCATGGTGCTCAATACCCGAGACAATCGCTGGCTACAGCTCGATGCCACGCCAACCGGCGATGGCCGCCTCGTTCTCGTGGTCTCCGATATCACTGAACTCAAGATCCGCGAGGAGCAGCTTCAGCAGCTCGTCGTGCGCGCGGAGAACGCCGACAAGGCGAAGTCGGAATTCCTGGCCAACATGAGCCACGAAATTCGCACGCCGATGAACGGCGTGCTGGGGATGGCGGAGCTGCTCGCGAAGTCGGATCTCGACACGCGCCAGAAGACATTCATCGACATCATCGTGAAATCCGGCAATGCGCTTCTCACGATCATCAACGACATCCTCGACTTCTCGAAGCTGGATGCCGGGCAGATGGCGCTCCGCAAGGTGCCGTTCAACGTCGTGGAGGCCGTAGAGGACGTCGCCTCGCTTCTCTCTGCGAAAGCGGCGGAAAAGGATATCGAGCTAGTGGTGCGCGGAGCGGCCGAGATGGCGGCAAGCGTTATCGGGGATGCCGGGCGGTTCCGTCAGATTGTCACCAACCTCGTCGGCAATGCCGTCAAGTTCACCGACCGCGGACACGTGCTGATCGACATGAGTGCGACGACCGACGACGAGGGGAGCGGCGTCATCGCCACCATCAGGGTCGAAGACAGCGGTGCCGGCATTCCGGCCGACAAGCTCGCATCCATCTTCGACAAGTTTTCGCAGGTCGATTCCTCCTCGACGCGACGCCATGAGGGAACCGGCCTTGGCCTTGCGATCACCAACGGGCTTGTCCGTCTCTTCGGCGGCACGCTCGAAGTCGAAAGCGAGGTCGGAAAGAGGTCCGTCTTTACCGTCTCGCTTCCGATGGGAGTTGCGCAGGCTTCACCCCGACCCGGCGGATTGCCGGCCGGCATCGCCGGTGCGCGTGTCCTCGTCATCGACCAGCACGAGATGACGCGCGATTCGACCCATCGCCTGCTCTCGGAACTCGGATTCGATGCGACAGCCGTGGCCACGGGCGAGGAGGGTATCGCCCTGCTGACGACGGCGAGGGAGATGGGCGTCACCGTGGATGCCGTCATCCTGGATTTCCAGGCTGGTGCAGGAAGTGCCTCGATCGTCAACGCGATCCGCGAACAGGAAGCATGCGCGGAGGTGTCGATCATCGCTCTCACCTCGATGAACATTCCCTCGGATGACAAGCTGTTTGACCTTCTCGATATCCAGGCCCACCTGATGAAGCCGGTCCGGACGGATCTCTTGCGCGAGACGGTCTGTGAAGTCATTCGTGCCGGTCGCAACAGGACGGCCATCGTATCCGCGCCATCGCCGTCGGGTGCCGTGGCAGCGTCCTCACCCGCCGCGACCGCCGAAGTGATCACGCTGCGCAATGGAGCCCGCGCTGGCGTGGACGTCCTCGTGGCCGAGGACAACGAGGTCAACCAGATCCTCTTCACGCAACTTCTCGAGGAAGCCGGCCTGAGTTTCCATATCGTGGCGAATGGGCGCGAGGCCGTGGAGGCCTATCAGAGCCTGAAGCCGGGCATGATCCTGATGGACGTGTCCATGCCGGTGATGAACGGCCACCAGGCGAGCCGAGAAATTCGCGCGCTGGAGGCAACGACCGGCCACCATGTTCCGATCGTGGCGGTCACCGCGCATGTGCTCGACGGCGATCGCGAAGAATGCGCGGCTGCCGGAATGGACGACTATCTCGCCAAGCCGATCAGCATGGAGCGGCTCGAGCAGAAGATCCGGCGCTGGCTGGATCCCGTCAGATTGGAAGCCGACAAGGTCGCGACGCTTCACTGA
- a CDS encoding host attachment protein, whose product MTNTWILAADGNQARLLKGVNFLKNGQKSPEQEIFRSEPKRAKDIMSDKPGRSYSSHGPGGSAMEYSSDPVRDEQQRFTAEVAGRLEDYAHEGAFDRLIVCAAPQTLGDLRAMLGSKSREKTTAEIDKDFTNLPTDKLVSSVRSIMFE is encoded by the coding sequence ATGACAAACACTTGGATCCTCGCCGCCGACGGTAACCAGGCACGCCTGCTCAAGGGAGTGAATTTTCTGAAGAACGGGCAGAAGAGCCCGGAGCAGGAGATCTTCCGCAGCGAGCCGAAACGGGCGAAGGACATCATGTCGGACAAGCCGGGGCGCAGCTATTCATCGCATGGGCCTGGGGGCTCGGCGATGGAGTACAGCAGCGACCCGGTGCGCGACGAGCAGCAGCGTTTTACGGCGGAAGTGGCGGGCCGCCTGGAGGACTATGCGCATGAGGGGGCGTTCGACCGCCTGATCGTCTGCGCCGCGCCGCAGACGCTCGGCGATCTGCGCGCCATGCTCGGAAGCAAATCGCGAGAGAAGACAACCGCGGAGATCGACAAGGACTTCACCAACCTCCCGACAGACAAACTGGTTTCCTCGGTACGGTCGATCATGTTCGAGTAG